The nucleotide sequence TGTCATATTTTAGTTTGCTTTGTAAAACTGGTTGAAATTTGCGCATTTGAGCAGCAATGTAGTGCGCGTACGTCGTAATTTCATCTTCTGTTTCCTgcgttttagttttactttccCTAATTGCTTTCAAAGTAAGTAAGGCCTCTCTATATAAACCGATACTTCGATTTCTTTGTATTGCGTCTGATCCCTTGTCTCTCAGTGGTAGTTGACTCGACCTAGACAGCGGTGATAGTGTAGGCCTAACTCGTAGGTTTGCTGGTggtttctgaaataaatgcACGTTTTGCTTTGACTTACAAATCCCTTCAACTGCTTTAGAATGGAGTGAAGAAGAATATGAAGAAATAgtgtttaaaatttcttatcaTTAGGTTAGGTTCATTCTTCAACGGAAGGAAGGAAAATGAGGGTAGTTTATGGATTTAGTAAATTTACAAAACCGACTGGGAAGTTATATGCCTTTAAACAATCTCGTATAATATACCGATTAATGAAGaaatttttagtatttgttgTTATAGCGGCGACAGAAAGTTTCTACATaatttcagctttctagcTGTTACGGTTTTTGAGGCTAGTAATAAGGTCCcatttttaccttttatatACGGAATCCTAAAAGCAACAATTATCGTACCATTATCTtctatggaaaaaaaataaatgattttggtTAAAGAGGATTggatgaaaatatgaaaaaacaagaattttcCCGGACGTAAGATCCAGTTAAATCGTTAGAGTTGTTTTCGAAGACGCAGGCatctataaaaatttgaacTTTTAATGGTAGCTTATAGAATAGGATAAAAACTTACGTCACGATTTGCTATGGGCTCTTCAGAAATGTTACAAGACAACATACTAGCCATTTCTTGATAAGCAAACCATTTGGAAACGTAAAAGTCTTCTGGTCCGCTACCTCTTTTGAGCTCAGTCACTTTCTTCTTCTCTCTACTAAATTGCCCCTTGAGGCTTATCCATTTTAAATGGACCTCCTTTCCTGTTATTCCAAAGATTTTTGCCACTTCCAACATGGCATCTTttcgtttatatttatctttgtaATCTTCCAACATAACATCCCAAATAACAGGTCTTTCTTTTATCAGTTGTATGAACAACGAAGTTCTTTCTCTATTCCACTCCATATCAGACCAAGTGGTATCACTATTGTCACAGAAAACACAATTTCAAGGCTGAACCACAGTGGCAGTTTGataacaaaaatgttatcaaAACTAATTAGTAAAATATGTTAGAAAAATCGCCGTT is from Amyelois transitella isolate CPQ chromosome 21, ilAmyTran1.1, whole genome shotgun sequence and encodes:
- the LOC106135574 gene encoding uncharacterized protein LOC106135574, whose product is MEWNRERTSLFIQLIKERPVIWDVMLEDYKDKYKRKDAMLEVAKIFGITGKEVHLKWISLKGQFSREKKKVTELKRGSGPEDFYVSKWFAYQEMASMLSCNISEEPIANRDKPPANLRVRPTLSPLSRSSQLPLRDKGSDAIQRNRSIGLYREALLTLKAIRESKTKTQETEDEITTYAHYIAAQMRKFQPVLQSKLKYDIQGLLCKYEIENIAYSNGSASSKDDNSEMK